One Littorina saxatilis isolate snail1 linkage group LG10, US_GU_Lsax_2.0, whole genome shotgun sequence DNA window includes the following coding sequences:
- the LOC138978220 gene encoding uncharacterized protein → MHREMWTRLQPFFFVLACINTLTGALYIRDCASPRTHVPGVVDNVFYCDYSDYTPGNITWTVAKDNGTILHLGTCTHPGENCGTSYPSATLRLLRDHSSSRVTFYDSGSEFNGKLTCTEYFATGAVKSDSCSQRAIGIRSCQRELGVNEEYGSTSATCYHHPRPNSTVAWTVVTDSGHTVDLGTCSDDGNCTSLHPSVTVSQGNTYSRALMDPLPRNMSGQLFCSCVRNGVREADNMTLVIYNHAAVDNCSFDISQRDWTAILSCDVTRVFVSTGEYEYRLHYYKALTGGTDLTPDDGYLSEDRVSYRDALTPYTDSTNNQTYYRGRLVISWPLPDAPFYYSDFEIELGSGLSAFTYKYMNDRVTVSPPSRLTHNCTDLNLIPGSRAAPCFCSADSLGSPPGRLLWLLGDTVMATGEYNVRHLQLPSDKMGDRCDGLTVTCQLDWVKAATLTVTKHETCEESQQEYMWVAIGIGSFAIFIVIIFVIVVIILCRRGHHLPQQRNLRS, encoded by the exons ATGTGGACACGGCTGCAACCATTCTTCTTCGTCTTGGCCTGTATCAACACCCTGACAG GTGCCCTGTACATCAGAGACTGTGCGAGTCCAAGAACACACGTCCCAGGAGTTGTCGACAACGTCTTCTATTGTGACTACTCTGATTACACCCCAGGCAACATCACCTGGACCGTCGCTAAAGACAACGGGACGATATTGCATCTCGGAACATGCACGCATCCCGGGGAAAACTGTGGGACTTCTTACCCCAGTGCTACCCTGCGTCTCCTCCGAGACCACTCCTCCAGTCGTGTCACTTTTTACGATTCTGGTAGCGAGTTTAACGGCAAGTTGACATGCACGGAATATTTTGCCACCGGAGCTGTGAAATCGGACAGCTGCAGTCAGAGAGCAATCG GAATCCGCTCTTGTCAGAGAGAACTTGGTGTCAATGAGGAATATGGTTCAACGTCTGCTACCTGCTATCATCACCCACGTCCCAACAGCACCGTAGCGTGGACAGTGGTCACTGACTCCGGACACACAGTTGACCTTGGCACTTGCAGCGACGATGGCAACTGTACCTCACTGCACCCCAGCGTCACCGTGTCACAAGGCAACACTTACAGCAGAGCTTTAATGGACCCATTGCCGCGAAACATGAGTGGTCAGCTATTTTGTTCGTGCGTCCGAAATGGAGTGAGAGAGGCGGACAACATGACTCTGGTTATCTACA ACCACGCTGCTGTGGACAATTGCAGCTTTGACATCAGTCAGCGTGACTGGACGGCCATCTTGTCCTGTGACGTCACACGGGTGTTTGTCAGCACGGGAGAGTATGAGTATAGGCTACACTATTATAAG GCACTGACAGGAGGAACTGACCTGACGCCAGACGATGGCTACTTGTCAGAAGACCGTGTGTCGTACCGCGACGCTCTGACCCCCTACACAGACAGCACCAACAACCAGACGTACTACAGAGGGCGACTGGTCATCTCCTGGCCTCTCCCCGATGCTCCTTTCTACTATTCGGACTTTGAAATTGAGCTGGGCAGCGGTCTTTCCGCTTTCACCTACAAATACATGAACGATCGAGTCACTGTTT CCCCACCGAGCAGACTGACCCACAACTGCACGGATCTGAATCTCATCCCTGGATCCCGTGCCGCGCCATGTTTCTGTTCCGCTGACTCTCTGGGATCTCCACCAGGAAGACTGCTCTGGTTGCTAGGGGATACCGTTATGGCAACAGGAGAGTACAATGTCCGCCATCTCCAGCTGCCCTCGGACAAGATGGGTGACCGGTGTGACGGCCTGACCGTGACATGTCAGCTGGACTGGGTCAAAGCCGCGACCCTGACTGTCACTAAACATGAAACAT GCGAAGAAAGTCAGCAAGAGTACATGTGGGTAGCCATTGGAATTGGAAGTTTTGCAATCTTCATTGTCATCATCTTTGTCATCGTCGTGATCATCTTATGCCGTCGTGGACACCACCTGC CTCAACAGCGGAATCTTAGAAGTTAG